One window from the genome of Campylobacter concisus encodes:
- a CDS encoding sugar transferase yields MIILGEKYTFTSLELEKLRKKFGQVNFLSHENSDAKALRSALENLIKSGNQRLIVLNTAKPVDSKLVRFLTLLQFKTKYKKIKFLNVENFLEIYLHKCYIPENGENLNFLDEIRPYGAFAYALKRMIDYASCLVLFILLFGLKFYVKRKIDEQSPGSLYFLQSRVGLDNREFECIKFRSMMEDAEKDGAKFASENDERAFEFGEFMRKTRIDEVPQCINVFRGQMHLIGPRPERRHWINFFEKEIPYYNERHIVRPGITGWAQVNYPYGSNTHDAKQKLMYDLYYIKHWSLWLEITIIVKTIAIVFEKKGV; encoded by the coding sequence ATGATCATCCTTGGCGAAAAATATACTTTTACCAGCCTAGAACTAGAAAAGCTTAGAAAGAAATTTGGTCAAGTAAATTTTTTATCCCATGAAAATAGCGACGCAAAAGCCTTGCGAAGTGCGCTAGAAAATCTTATAAAATCAGGCAATCAAAGGCTGATCGTACTAAATACCGCAAAACCAGTCGATAGCAAATTGGTTAGATTTCTCACGCTTTTGCAGTTTAAGACAAAGTATAAAAAGATAAAATTTCTAAACGTAGAGAATTTTTTAGAAATTTATCTACACAAATGTTATATCCCAGAAAATGGCGAAAATCTTAATTTTTTAGATGAAATAAGGCCTTATGGTGCTTTTGCTTACGCACTCAAGCGAATGATCGATTATGCTAGCTGTTTGGTGCTTTTTATCTTGCTTTTTGGTCTAAAATTTTATGTAAAGAGAAAGATAGACGAGCAATCACCCGGAAGCCTTTACTTTTTACAAAGTAGAGTTGGGCTGGACAATAGAGAATTTGAGTGCATAAAATTTCGATCGATGATGGAAGATGCCGAGAAAGATGGGGCAAAATTTGCTAGCGAAAATGACGAGAGAGCATTTGAATTTGGCGAATTTATGCGAAAAACTCGTATAGACGAGGTGCCGCAGTGTATAAATGTCTTTAGAGGGCAAATGCATCTAATAGGTCCAAGGCCTGAGCGAAGACACTGGATAAATTTCTTTGAAAAAGAGATACCTTACTACAATGAACGTCACATTGTTCGCCCAGGGATTACTGGCTGGGCGCAGGTAAACTATCCTTATGGCTCAAATACACACGACGCAAAACAAAAGCTCATGTACGACCTTTACTACATCAAACACTGGTCACTTTGGCTAGAGATAACGATCATAGTAAAAACTATTGCGATTGTATTTGAGAAAAAAGGCGTTTAA
- the tatA gene encoding twin-arginine translocase TatA/TatE family subunit, which translates to MGSFSIGHWLVVLAIIVLLFGAKKIPELAKGLGKGIKTFKAEMEDTTPEKSEKVEHKEESAPSQKIEETTKNA; encoded by the coding sequence ATGGGTTCTTTTAGTATTGGTCACTGGCTAGTTGTTTTAGCGATTATTGTTTTACTTTTTGGAGCAAAGAAGATCCCAGAACTTGCAAAAGGACTAGGCAAAGGCATAAAGACTTTTAAGGCTGAGATGGAGGACACAACCCCTGAAAAGAGCGAAAAAGTCGAGCATAAAGAAGAGAGTGCTCCTAGTCAAAAGATAGAAGAAACAACTAAAAACGCATAG
- the argS gene encoding arginine--tRNA ligase encodes MKNKIKAEISKVLEREFVLEKPKDKNLAHYATPLFSLAKELKKSPVMIASEFADKFSDSKIVEASAVNGYLNFKLKSEFLDEISKQILLDSENFAKEDVKKDSYLIEYISANPTGPLHIGHVRGAVYGDTLARLGKRLGYAISTEYYINDAGNQIDLLGTSISLAAKEQLFNESIVYPEKYYRGDYILDIAKLANEKFGKEIFYDESRNLELAEFGKDIVLEIIKKDLADVGIFIESWASEKALYDGLEPTINKLKRSNQMYEKEGATYIASTTLGDDNDRVVVRNDGRPTYLAGDIIYHNAKFERNFDHYINIWGADHHGYIARLKAAINFLGYDENKLEVILMQMVSLLKDGKPYKMSKRAGNAVLMSDIVSEIGAEALRFIFISKANTSSLEFDVDELKKEDNSNPIFYINYAHARINQVFAKAGKNIQDIINANFECLDENAKNLLFEALILPEILEDAFISRQLQKIPDYLKSLAASFHKFYNENRVVGNENEDSLLKVFAVVAISIKTAFNIMGITAKDRM; translated from the coding sequence TTGAAAAATAAAATAAAAGCTGAAATTTCAAAGGTTTTAGAGCGTGAATTTGTGCTTGAAAAGCCAAAGGATAAAAATTTAGCCCACTATGCAACGCCACTTTTTAGCCTTGCAAAGGAGCTAAAAAAGTCTCCAGTTATGATAGCTAGCGAGTTTGCTGATAAATTTAGTGACAGTAAGATAGTCGAAGCCAGTGCGGTAAATGGATATTTAAATTTCAAGCTAAAAAGCGAGTTTTTAGATGAAATTTCAAAGCAAATTTTGCTAGACAGCGAAAATTTTGCAAAAGAAGATGTGAAAAAAGATAGCTATTTAATAGAATACATTAGCGCAAATCCAACTGGGCCACTTCACATCGGACACGTTAGAGGCGCAGTTTATGGCGATACTTTGGCAAGACTTGGCAAAAGACTTGGCTACGCTATCTCAACAGAATACTACATAAACGACGCTGGTAATCAAATCGACCTGCTTGGCACTTCTATATCGCTTGCGGCAAAAGAGCAGCTTTTTAATGAAAGCATCGTCTATCCAGAGAAATACTACCGCGGAGATTATATTTTAGATATTGCTAAGCTTGCAAATGAGAAATTTGGCAAGGAAATTTTTTATGACGAGAGCAGAAACCTTGAGCTTGCCGAGTTTGGCAAGGATATCGTACTTGAGATCATCAAAAAAGATTTAGCAGATGTTGGGATATTTATAGAGAGCTGGGCTAGTGAGAAGGCTCTTTATGACGGCCTAGAGCCAACTATAAATAAGCTAAAACGTTCAAATCAAATGTATGAAAAAGAGGGCGCTACTTATATCGCTTCAACCACGCTTGGTGATGATAACGATAGGGTTGTGGTTAGAAATGACGGCAGACCAACATATCTAGCTGGCGACATTATCTATCATAATGCTAAATTTGAGAGAAATTTTGACCACTACATAAACATTTGGGGCGCGGATCACCACGGATATATCGCAAGACTAAAGGCTGCGATAAATTTCCTTGGATACGATGAAAACAAGCTTGAAGTGATACTTATGCAGATGGTTAGTTTGCTAAAAGATGGCAAGCCATACAAGATGAGCAAGCGTGCTGGTAATGCTGTGCTAATGAGCGATATCGTAAGTGAGATCGGTGCTGAGGCACTTAGATTTATCTTTATAAGCAAGGCAAATACGAGTAGTTTGGAATTTGACGTAGATGAGCTTAAAAAAGAGGATAACTCAAATCCTATCTTTTATATAAACTATGCTCATGCTAGGATAAATCAAGTCTTTGCAAAGGCTGGGAAAAATATTCAAGATATAATCAATGCAAACTTCGAATGCCTAGATGAAAATGCGAAAAATTTACTTTTTGAGGCGCTGATATTGCCAGAAATTTTAGAAGATGCTTTTATCTCAAGGCAACTTCAAAAGATCCCAGACTATCTAAAGTCGCTGGCTGCTAGCTTTCATAAATTTTATAATGAAAACCGTGTGGTTGGAAATGAAAACGAGGATAGCTTACTAAAAGTTTTTGCAGTTGTCGCTATCTCGATAAAAACAGCATTTAATATAATGGGAATTACGGCTAAAGATAGGATGTAG